The following coding sequences are from one Nicotiana tabacum cultivar K326 chromosome 1, ASM71507v2, whole genome shotgun sequence window:
- the LOC107808892 gene encoding CO(2)-response secreted protease isoform X1 has product MKGISLFFSFSLFVIVSCIREEAESASQAKNDGIYIVYMGAAASSNGGTRNDQMQLVSSLIKRNKNTVVHSYKNGFSGFAARLSEAEAQSIAQRPGVVSVFPDPVLQLHTTRSWDFLKYQTVDETNSSPSSGSDSSPNGADTIIGILDTGIWPESKSFNDKGMGPIPARWKGTCMDGHDFGASKCNKKIVGARFYEEFDGRGTKMAGSARDENGHGTHVASTAAGSPVAGASYYGLAAGTAKGGSPGSRIAVYRVCTSNGCRGSAIMKAFDDAIADGVDVLSLSLGSSPGFEELSKNPIAIGAFHAVEKGIVVVCSAGNSGPDPKTVVNTAPWILTVAATTIDRDFETDIILGGNKLVKGGGINFGNMTKSAVYPLIQGYSAKLNKRITEEEARGCVPDSLDKNKVKGKIVVCENLQNDGFSPSDRLLEVKSRGGVGFILIDDDLRTVAPKFESFPAAAVSRKDGTEIISYIKSTRKSKFLKSPTLDNGKPNRHANPTKRPRNPVASILPTVSTTKYKPAPVVPYFSSRGPAGNTPNLLKPDITAPGVTILAAWPGNKQPMFNILSGTSMSCPHVSGIAATVKAQNPTWGPSTIKSAIMTTAIQTNNLKAPITTNFGSKATPYDIGAGEASTSGPLKPGLVYATDVADYLHFLCSVGYDISKIKLISSTVPKDFSCPKHSSSELVSNMNYPSIAISGLKKYKTKKVTRTVTNVGEEASVYIAIVEAPTGLRVQVIPSKLEFTNKNKKLSYEVSFRASSTTKEDMFGSITWTNGKYKVRSPFVVSNSG; this is encoded by the exons ATGAAAGGAAtatctttgtttttctctttttctcttttcgtGATTGTCTCTTGTATAAGAGAAGAAGCCGAGTCAGCTTCTCAAGCAAAAAACGATGGAATTTATATCGTTTATATGGGTGCTGCTGCTTCATCTAATGGTGGCACCAGAAATGATCAAATGCAGCTTGTGAGCTCATTGATTAAAAG AAACAAGAATACAGTGGTACACAGCTACAAGAATGGTTTCTCAGGATTTGCGGCACGTTTATCAGAAGCTGAAGCCCAATCTATCGCTCAAAGACCTGGTGTTGTCTCTGTTTTCCCTGATCCAGTGCTGCAACTCCACACTACACGTTCATGGGATTTCTTGAAGTATCAAACCGTTGACGAAACCAATTCAAGTCCAAGCTCTGGTTCTGATTCATCACCAAATGGAGCTGACACCATAATAGGAATCTTGGATACAG GAATATGGCCAGAATCAAAGAGTTTCAATGACAAGGGTATGGGTCCAATTCCAGCCCGGTGGAAAGGAACTTGCATGGATGGTCATGATTTTGGCGCTTCCAAATGCAACAA GAAGATAGTTGGTGCAAGATTTTACGAGGAGTTTGATGGCAGAGGAACGAAAATGGCTGGATCAGCCAGGGACGAGAATGGACATGGTACTCACGTTGCATCCACAGCAGCTGGGAGCCCTGTTGCAGGTGCATCCTACTATGGTCTAGCTGCAGGAACTGCCAAGGGAGGATCTCCAGGTTCAAGAATCGCTGTGTATCGTGTCTGCACGTCTAATGGATGCCGTGGATCAGCTATcatgaaagcatttgatgatgCAATTGCAGATGGGGTTGATGTTTTATCTCTATCACTTGGTTCATCACCTGGGTTCGAAGAGTTATCAAAAAATCCTATTGCCATAGGAGCATTTCATGCCGTGGAAAAGGGCATTGTTGTTGTCTGTTCTGCTGGAAATAGTGGCCCTGATCCCAAAACTGTTGTCAATACAGCTCCTTGGATTCTCACTGTTGCAGCTACCACCATTGACCGTGACTTCGAGACAGATATTATCTTAGGTGGAAACAAGCTGGTTAAG GGTGGAGGTATAAACTTTGGAAATATGACAAAATCTGCGGTCTACCCATTGATTCAAGGCTATTCAGCTAAACTAAACAAGCGTATTACTGAGGAAGAGGCAAG GGGTTGCGTTCCTGATTCATTAGACAAAAACAAAGTCAAGGGGAAAATTGTTGTATGTGAAAACCTTCAAAATGATGGATTTTCACCCAGTGACAGACTACTCGAAGTGAAGAGCCGAGGTGGAGTTGGATTTATACTAATAGATGATGATCTAAGAACAGTGGCACCCAAATTCGAATCGTTCCCAGCAGCTGCAGTCTCTAGAAAAGATGGTACTGAAATCATCTCCTACATCAAATCCACAAG AAAATCAAAATTCCTGAAAAGCCCAACACTTGACAATGGAAAACCAAATAGGCATGCAAATCCAACAAAAAGGCCAAG GAATCCAGTTGCATCAATTCTACCAACTGTTTCCACAACTAAGTATAAACCAGCTCCTGTTGTGCCTTACTTCTCATCAAGGGGCCCTGCAGGAAACACCCCTAACCTCCTCAAA CCAGATATTACAGCACCAGGGGTAACAATTCTTGCTGCTTGGCCTGGAAATAAACAACCAATGTTCAACATACTCTCAGGTACTTCCATGTCCTGCCCTCACGTTTCCGGCATTGCTGCAACTGTCAAGGCGCAAAATCCCACCTGGGGTCCCTCCACTATCAAATCAGCTATTATGACCACTG CTATTCAGACAAACAATTTGAAGGCTCCAATCACTACAAACTTTGGATCCAAGGCAACACCATATGACATAGGTGCAGGAGAAGCAAGCACTTCAGGTCCATTAAAACCAGGTCTAGTCTACGCGACAGATGTCGCCGACTACTTGCATTTCCTCTGTTCTGTTGGCTATGACATATCAAAGATAAAGCTGATCTCAAGTACAGTTCCTAAAGACTTTTCATGCCCAAAACATTCAAGCTCTGAATTGGTTTCTAATATGAATTACCCATCAATTGCTATTTCTGGTCTCAAAAAGTATAAAACCAAGAAAGTTACTAGAACTGTTACTAATGTTGGAGAAGAAGCATCGGTATATATTGCGATTGTTGAGGCACCAACTGGATTGCGAGTCCAAGTGATTCCAAGTAAACTGGAATttacaaataaaaacaagaaattAAGCTATGAAGTGTCTTTTAGAGCTTCATCTACTACAAAGGAAGACATGTTTGGCTCAATTACTTGGACAAATGGTAAGTACAAAGTCCGAAGCCCATTTGTTGTAAGTAACAGTGGCTAG
- the LOC107808892 gene encoding CO(2)-response secreted protease isoform X2 encodes MKGISLFFSFSLFVIVSCIREEAESASQAKNDGIYIVYMGAAASSNGGTRNDQMQLVSSLIKRNKNTVVHSYKNGFSGFAARLSEAEAQSIAQRPGVVSVFPDPVLQLHTTRSWDFLKYQTVDETNSSPSSGSDSSPNGADTIIGILDTGIWPESKSFNDKGMGPIPARWKGTCMDGHDFGASKCNKKIVGARFYEEFDGRGTKMAGSARDENGHGTHVASTAAGSPVAGASYYGLAAGTAKGGSPGSRIAVYRVCTSNGCRGSAIMKAFDDAIADGVDVLSLSLGSSPGFEELSKNPIAIGAFHAVEKGIVVVCSAGNSGPDPKTVVNTAPWILTVAATTIDRDFETDIILGGNKLVKGGGINFGNMTKSAVYPLIQGYSAKLNKRITEEEARGCVPDSLDKNKVKGKIVVCENLQNDGFSPSDRLLEVKSRGGVGFILIDDDLRTVAPKFESFPAAAVSRKDGTEIISYIKSTRNPVASILPTVSTTKYKPAPVVPYFSSRGPAGNTPNLLKPDITAPGVTILAAWPGNKQPMFNILSGTSMSCPHVSGIAATVKAQNPTWGPSTIKSAIMTTAIQTNNLKAPITTNFGSKATPYDIGAGEASTSGPLKPGLVYATDVADYLHFLCSVGYDISKIKLISSTVPKDFSCPKHSSSELVSNMNYPSIAISGLKKYKTKKVTRTVTNVGEEASVYIAIVEAPTGLRVQVIPSKLEFTNKNKKLSYEVSFRASSTTKEDMFGSITWTNGKYKVRSPFVVSNSG; translated from the exons ATGAAAGGAAtatctttgtttttctctttttctcttttcgtGATTGTCTCTTGTATAAGAGAAGAAGCCGAGTCAGCTTCTCAAGCAAAAAACGATGGAATTTATATCGTTTATATGGGTGCTGCTGCTTCATCTAATGGTGGCACCAGAAATGATCAAATGCAGCTTGTGAGCTCATTGATTAAAAG AAACAAGAATACAGTGGTACACAGCTACAAGAATGGTTTCTCAGGATTTGCGGCACGTTTATCAGAAGCTGAAGCCCAATCTATCGCTCAAAGACCTGGTGTTGTCTCTGTTTTCCCTGATCCAGTGCTGCAACTCCACACTACACGTTCATGGGATTTCTTGAAGTATCAAACCGTTGACGAAACCAATTCAAGTCCAAGCTCTGGTTCTGATTCATCACCAAATGGAGCTGACACCATAATAGGAATCTTGGATACAG GAATATGGCCAGAATCAAAGAGTTTCAATGACAAGGGTATGGGTCCAATTCCAGCCCGGTGGAAAGGAACTTGCATGGATGGTCATGATTTTGGCGCTTCCAAATGCAACAA GAAGATAGTTGGTGCAAGATTTTACGAGGAGTTTGATGGCAGAGGAACGAAAATGGCTGGATCAGCCAGGGACGAGAATGGACATGGTACTCACGTTGCATCCACAGCAGCTGGGAGCCCTGTTGCAGGTGCATCCTACTATGGTCTAGCTGCAGGAACTGCCAAGGGAGGATCTCCAGGTTCAAGAATCGCTGTGTATCGTGTCTGCACGTCTAATGGATGCCGTGGATCAGCTATcatgaaagcatttgatgatgCAATTGCAGATGGGGTTGATGTTTTATCTCTATCACTTGGTTCATCACCTGGGTTCGAAGAGTTATCAAAAAATCCTATTGCCATAGGAGCATTTCATGCCGTGGAAAAGGGCATTGTTGTTGTCTGTTCTGCTGGAAATAGTGGCCCTGATCCCAAAACTGTTGTCAATACAGCTCCTTGGATTCTCACTGTTGCAGCTACCACCATTGACCGTGACTTCGAGACAGATATTATCTTAGGTGGAAACAAGCTGGTTAAG GGTGGAGGTATAAACTTTGGAAATATGACAAAATCTGCGGTCTACCCATTGATTCAAGGCTATTCAGCTAAACTAAACAAGCGTATTACTGAGGAAGAGGCAAG GGGTTGCGTTCCTGATTCATTAGACAAAAACAAAGTCAAGGGGAAAATTGTTGTATGTGAAAACCTTCAAAATGATGGATTTTCACCCAGTGACAGACTACTCGAAGTGAAGAGCCGAGGTGGAGTTGGATTTATACTAATAGATGATGATCTAAGAACAGTGGCACCCAAATTCGAATCGTTCCCAGCAGCTGCAGTCTCTAGAAAAGATGGTACTGAAATCATCTCCTACATCAAATCCACAAG GAATCCAGTTGCATCAATTCTACCAACTGTTTCCACAACTAAGTATAAACCAGCTCCTGTTGTGCCTTACTTCTCATCAAGGGGCCCTGCAGGAAACACCCCTAACCTCCTCAAA CCAGATATTACAGCACCAGGGGTAACAATTCTTGCTGCTTGGCCTGGAAATAAACAACCAATGTTCAACATACTCTCAGGTACTTCCATGTCCTGCCCTCACGTTTCCGGCATTGCTGCAACTGTCAAGGCGCAAAATCCCACCTGGGGTCCCTCCACTATCAAATCAGCTATTATGACCACTG CTATTCAGACAAACAATTTGAAGGCTCCAATCACTACAAACTTTGGATCCAAGGCAACACCATATGACATAGGTGCAGGAGAAGCAAGCACTTCAGGTCCATTAAAACCAGGTCTAGTCTACGCGACAGATGTCGCCGACTACTTGCATTTCCTCTGTTCTGTTGGCTATGACATATCAAAGATAAAGCTGATCTCAAGTACAGTTCCTAAAGACTTTTCATGCCCAAAACATTCAAGCTCTGAATTGGTTTCTAATATGAATTACCCATCAATTGCTATTTCTGGTCTCAAAAAGTATAAAACCAAGAAAGTTACTAGAACTGTTACTAATGTTGGAGAAGAAGCATCGGTATATATTGCGATTGTTGAGGCACCAACTGGATTGCGAGTCCAAGTGATTCCAAGTAAACTGGAATttacaaataaaaacaagaaattAAGCTATGAAGTGTCTTTTAGAGCTTCATCTACTACAAAGGAAGACATGTTTGGCTCAATTACTTGGACAAATGGTAAGTACAAAGTCCGAAGCCCATTTGTTGTAAGTAACAGTGGCTAG
- the LOC107808893 gene encoding uncharacterized protein LOC107808893: MALSQKSQLLFCSLLFIFFSQSLSFNRSRPNKDDDIHDLLPSYNLPKGLLPNNVKSYTLSPKDNSFTVQLTHPCYVQFQDQLVYYQKEIKGKMSYGEVSDVSGIQAKKLFVWVPVTGINVDEESHMIEFHVGFLSEKLPAKDFETIPTCKNNKGCQDSLLSSI; this comes from the coding sequence ATGGCTTTATCTCAAAAGTCACAACTCTTGTTTTGCTCTctcctcttcatcttcttctcccAATCTCTGTCCTTCAATCGTAGCCGTCCAAATAAAGATGATGATATCCATGATCTCCTTCCTTCCTACAACCTTCCAAAGGGACTTCTCCCAAACAATGTGAAATCCTACACTCTTTCTCCTAAAGACAATTCCTTTACAGTCCAACTCACACACCCTTGTTATGTACAGTTCCAAGATCAACTTGTTTACTACCAAAAAGAAATCAAAGGGAAAATGAGTTATGGTGAGGTTTCTGATGTCTCTGGAATCCAAGCTAAGAAACTGTTCGTGTGGGTCCCTGTAACAGGGATTAATGTTGATGAGGAGTCTCATATGATTGAATTCCATGTTGGGTTTTTGTCTGAGAAGTTGCCTGCTAAGGATTTTGAGACTATTCCCACTTGTAAGAATAATAAGGggtgccaagattctctcctttCTTCAATATGA